Part of the Oncorhynchus masou masou isolate Uvic2021 chromosome 18, UVic_Omas_1.1, whole genome shotgun sequence genome, cttttatgaactaTTTGTTCAGTATGTGATTATTGCTAATTGCTAAAAAGTTTTCAATTTTCATactttgagtaaaagtaaaaatagaAAGTTACTCAGTAAAATACTAAGTATTTTTAAATgtcaaaagtataaatcatttaaaatgtcTTATAACCAGATGCAAATCAGATGACACaattcttttttaaatttatttacagattgccagggtcacagttcaacactcagacataatttacaaacgaagcatgccTGTtttgtgagtctgccagatcagagacagtagggatgttctcttgataagtgtgtgaattagacaattttcccaggcaagtaagttaagaacaaattcttatttacaatgacggcctaccggggaacagtggattaactgccctgttcaggggcagaacaacagatttttaccttgtcagctcggggattccatcttttaacttttcggttactattccaacgctctaaccactaggctacctgccccctctacactctaaccactaggttacctgccccctctacactctaaccactaggttacctgccccctctacactctaaccactaggttacctgccccctctacactctaaccactaggctacctgccgcccctacactctaaccactaggctacctgccccctctacactctaaccactaggctacctgccgccctacactctaaccactaggctacctgccgcccctacactctaaccactaggctacctgccgcccctacactctaaccactaggctacctgccgtccatacactctaaccactaggctacctgccgtccctacactctaaccactaggctacctgcctcccctacactctaaccactaggccacctgccgtccctacactctaaccacaaggctacctgcctcccctacactctaaccactaggctacctgccgcccctacactctaaccactaggccacctgccgtccctacactctaaccactaggctacctgcctcccatacactctaaccactaggctacctgcctcccataCACTCTAACCTCTTGGCTTCCTGCCGtctatacactctaaccactaggctacctgccccctctacactaaccactaggctacctgcctcccctacactctaaccactaggcttcctgccgtctatacactctaaccactaggctacctgccgcccctacactctaaccactaggctacctgccgtctatacactctaaccactaggctacctgtcgtccaacactctaaccactaggctacctgccgcccctacactctaaccactaggctacctgcctcccctacactctaaccactaggctacctgctgtccaacactctaaccactaggctgccctactcTTCTTCTAGGCTGCcccttttgggtgtcagggaaaatgtatggagtaaaaagtacattattttctttaggaatgtagtggagtaaaagttggcaaaaatagaaatagtaaagtacagatacccccaaaaactacttaagtagtactacataagtactttacaccactgcatattACCACAAACCATGAAACCCCCCGAATAATGAACTCACATTTCGATGCACACACAAGAATAGCTGAATGCTGTGTTAATGTCCTCAGAAACCATGCAACGATGACAACACTCTGACCTGAGTGGGAGGGTGCAGTGTTTCCAAGCGTGCTGTTGGGTTGAGAATGGCAGCGCTATGGCGGATGAGTGAAAACTGAGCAGCGAAACTCAGGGGACTGTGAAGGGGAAGTTGggtagagagcaggaggaggaggatggcctttaaaaaaatatgttttacaacaattgttttaGATACATTTGACCTTATGAtcgctggagacaaatgtgaCACCAGTCATCATGGCAACACGCGGAAGCATATCAACTTACAGTATCAACTTTTCTAACCCTATTGCAGGGGCTGAGACACtgacttactggtgctcttccatgccgtccctaggaggggtgcatcacatGAGTGGGTAGAGTCTCTAACGTGATCTTCCtctccgggttggcgcccccctcgggtttgtgccgtgggggagatcttcgtgggctataatcagccttgtctcagggtagtaaattGGTGAAGATATCcgtctagtggtgtgggggctgtgctttggcaaagtgggtggggttatatcctgcctctttggccctgtccgggggtatcatcggatggggccacagtgtctcctgacccctcctgtctcagcctccagtatttatgctgcagtagtttatgtatctgggggctagggtcagtttgttatatctggagtagttctcctgtcttatccggtgtcctgtgtgaatttaagtatgctctctctaattatctccttctctctctctctctgaggacctgagccctggaaccatgcctcaggactacctggcctgatgactccttgctgtcgaCCAGTCCACccggtcgtgctgctgctccagtttcaactgttctgcctgcggctatggaaccctgacctgttcaccggacgtgctacctgtcccagacctgctgttttcaactagttcctctctaggtttctgcctaggttcctgccttcctagggagtttgtcctagccaccgtgcttctacacctgcattgcttgctgtttggggttttaggctgggtttctgtacagcactttgagatatcagctgatgtaagaagggctttataaatatatttgatttgatctttCCCCCACAGTGAACTTTATGAGAACGCTGTGcagaataaaaaataataatattctaTGGCCTTTTAACTTGGAAATATATATACCAAATTATACCAAATGTTTCCTTTAGGCACTCTACAAAGTTTTACATGAtacaccctgactctctgttcccCATTTCTACCATGTTAAATATTATAAATCATTATTAGTATACCTAATAAAACACACATACTTAATTGAACATTATGGTAAAGTTTAGATTTCTGCCTAAATAGaccaaattgtaattatttttcatGAGATTGCCATGACCAGttatttgtttatattttttttaaaagtcTGGAACTCACCTCTCTGGTGAACATAGTTATAAATTGCTATGGTGTACTCACGTCTGAGGGCACAAGCTCAAATGCATAACAAATATAATGAAAATATgaaaaaccaaatgttttccGATTCAACAAAAGTATAGGACTTGAAATGACTGTTACTATATTGAGAAAGCATTTCAGTCACATTATAAAACAACTTATACGATTTCACATTATAACTTTCACATAACTAAAATAAACAATGATCCTACTTAGTGATACACGAGAAAATATGTTGGCCATCAAGTGGATGATGGGTTTTCAGCAGTTGAATTCAAAATGATTCAGGCCATATAAAAAGGGAAACACACCTGCATAAGGTAAGTCAATACCACCGACTGAGAGGTGTGTAGGAAAGACTTACATAGTCTAAAGCCCTTTGTGACGAGTCTCAGTCCCTTAAGGTGCCACTTGGGACCCCTAGCCTGGTGTAGCAGGGACCGGTCTGGTTGGGAGGATCCCAACAGTAGCAGGTGTTAAGTGAGGACTATCCTGGCTAAGGGCTGGATTCAATTAGTATTTCTGATTAAGCCAACATGCCGACTTTATCGTGTAGGCAGTCTCTGTATACGTGGGAACATtgattaaaatgtttaaaaaaaaaactgccaTGAGGATTTAATCCTGCCCAAAATAAATGACATGCCATTTGTcaaaaaaaaaggttttattCAATAAATGCATGTTTGTTACATATAAGCAATGTACAGTATCAACGTAAACAAATGTAATAACGTGGAGAACCTACTGTGAATCTGGAGACACTAAGTGTTAAACCAGAAACACACTTCAACTTTAGGTGAAGCTTGCAGACAATAACCAAACACATTGATAGAACATTCATTCATCTAATACGCACCGAACACCACTCTGGTAGTACCTTCCTCAGAAAGCTGACCTCATATTTTCTTCTACACCTcattgacacttggcattcactAAAGCCGGGAAACTCATTACCATTTAgaattgaaataaaaaaaaaatgtttaaaaaaatctaaacttGAAGCTGCAAGTAACACTTACAATTTTTAAAGATTTTGTAGAGACAACGTTCTTCTGACAAGTCCATGTGATGAACACATCTCTTCTCCATATGTATAATCATGTATATGTGTTGCGTTTGACATTTGTCTAGAGTATGACTAGAAAGACAAGGTTTGTGAAGCTGTGAGTTCTTGGTTTTGGTATAGTTGTCATGCTCAGGGGGACCCTGTATAATCCAGCCGTGTGACAGTGTGGTGAGCATGATGTCAGTGTTCTGTGTGGCTGGACTGCGGCCCTGACTCATGTCTGGTAGATATGGTCAGTCCTCTTCAGGGCCAGATTTTGTCTCAGGCTCCCTAAACATCTTACTGAGGTGTTTCACTAACCCCTCCAGCTCAGGGTTTCCCCCCAGGTCAGTGATAAGGCGGTATGCCTCGACCTCCAGCCCTCTCAGGGTCTCTCTTGTGTAGGCGAAGGAGCCCGCCTTCTCCAGGTAGTCCACACAGTACTTCTTAATGTCCACGTTCTCCGTCCTCTGTCTCAGGATGTTCTGAACCTGAGTGCTCTCTGGACGGGACCAGATGGCATGGATGGTGGGGAAGGAGAATTTACCCTCGGTCAGATCCTCACAGAAGGACTTGTTCTCACTGTACTCTGTTGAGTTCAGGTTGGCGTAGTCGTCTCTGATCTGGAAGAAGAGTCCTAACGTATCCAAGAGAGGCTAGAGGGGTCAAAAGTCAAAATCAAATGAAAACGGTTCTCAGAAAggttaacattttttttaaaagcagttgtcacaaagtgctgaacAGATATCCCACCTATCCCTAACTAGTTTTAACAGATATCCCACCTATCCCTAACTAGTTTTAACAGATATCCCTAACTAGTTTTAACAGATATCCCACCTATCCCTAACTAGTTTCAACAGATATCCCACCTATCCCTAACTAGTTTCAACAGATATCCCACCTATCCCTAACTAGTTTTAACAGATATCCCACCTATCCCTAACTAGTTTTAACAGATATCCCTAACTAGTTTTAACAGATATCCCACCTATCCCTAACTAGTTTTAACAGATATCCCACCTATCCCTAACTAGTTTTAACAGATATCCCACCTATTCCTAACTAGTTTTAACAGATATCCCACCTATCCCTAACTAGTTTCAACAGATATCCCTAACTCGTTTTTAAACATATATCCTGCCTATCCCTAACTAGTTTCAACAGATATCCCTAACTAGTTTTAACAGATATCCCACCTATCCCTAACTAGTTTTAACAGATATCCCTAACTAGTTTTAACAGATATCCCACCTATCCCTAACTAGTTTTAACAGATATCCCTAACTAGTTTTAACAGATATCCCACCTATCCCTAACTAGTTTTAACAGATATCCCACCTATCCCTAACTAGTTTTAACAGATATCCCACCTATTCCTAACTAGTTTTAACAGATATCCCACCTATCCCTAACTAGTTTCAACAGATATCCCTAACTCGTTTTTAAACATATATCCTGCCTATCCCTAACTAGTTTCAACAGATATCCCTAACTAGTTTTAACAGATATCCCACCTATCCCTAACTAGTTTTAACAGATATCCCACCTATCCCTAACTAGTTTTAACAGATATCCCTAACTAGTTTTAACAGATATCCCACCTATCCCTAACAAGTTTTAACAGATATCCCACCTATCCCTAACTAGTTTTAACAGATATCCCACCTATCCCTAACTAGTTTTAACAGATATCCCACCTATCCCTAACTAGTTTTAACAGATATCCCACCTATCCCTAACTAGTTTTAACAGATATCCCACCTATCCCTAACTAGTTTTAACAGATATCCCACCTATTCCTAACTAGTTTTAACAGATATCCCACCTATCCCTAACTAGTTTCAACAGATATCCCACCTATCCCTAACTAGTTTTAACAGATATCCCTAACTAGTTTTAACAGATATCCCACCTATCCCTAACTAGTTTTAACAGATATCCCACCTATCCCTAACTAGTTTTAACAGATATCCCTAACTAGTTTTAACAGATATCCCACCTATCCCTAACTAGTTTTAACAGATATCCCACCTATCCCTAACTAGTTTTAACAGATATCCCTAACTAGTTTTAACAGATATCCCACCTATCCCTAACTAGTTTTAACAGATATCCCACCTATCCCTAACTAGTTTTAACAGATATCCCACCTATCCCTAACTAGTTTCAACAGATATCCCACCTATCCCTAACTAGTTTTAACAGATATCCCTAACTAGTTTTAACAGATATCCCACCTATCCCTAACTAGTTTTAACAGATATCCCACCTATCCCTAACTAGTTTCAACAGATATCCCTAACTAGTTTTAACAGATATCCCGCCTATCCCTAACTAGTTTTAACAGATATCCCACCTATCCCTAACTAGTTTCAACAGATATCCCACCTATCCCTAACTAGTTGTTAACAGATATCCCTAACTAGTTGTTAACAGATATCCCTAACTAGTTTTAACAGGTATCCCACCTATCCCTAACTAGTTTTAACAGATATCCCTAACTAGTTTTAACAGATATCCCGCCTATCCCTAACTAGTTTTAACAGATATCCCTCCTATCCCTATCTAGTTTCAACAGATATCCCACCTATTCCTAACTAGTTTCAACAGATATCCCTAAAAaaaccaaagaagaagaagaaacaaaGATGCAAAAACCCATAGGAACCACCAGGCTCCGAGGCTCCAGGCTCCGTGGGCCTGTCAATCCAATATACACGGGAAAGAGACACAGTGTGCTTAACTGCATTACAAAGCCGTCCTCTCATCAATTTACTATATAAAGTtcaaaaagttaaataaaatgtgtgacttgcttcagctgtccgaaactgaatatatatatatatttttttaatcgtAGCCAAATAAGTTTAGAAGATGAAGTTGCAGCATTAACAGCAACATAGAAAATAAATATGCAGGAAATAAAATTAGAATAAACTAGTCGATATAATAAAATGTACCTTAAGGTCTCGTTTCCAGCCAGAGAACAGCTGCATGAGCCCCACGGCCAGGCCAAACAGACCCCCCGTCTTCTGGAGGACCATGGTACGGTACTGGCTCTCTGTGGGACAGGTATAGGTGTCCCTCCAGTGGATGTCTAGGCCCTGGCCGCGATGGAGCTCCAACAGCTGTCTGGTGAACACATGCACTGCCTCGGGGTGATCCAGGGTTAGCACCTAATAATACCAACAACACATGGGTTATAACGCTGTCTGGTGAACACGCTGATCAAAAATCAACCAATCACTGACTCACTTTCTCCAGTCCCAGGAAGTAGACGTAGTTGGCAGAGTTGATAACAGAGGGGACTCCATAGATGCTGTGGGCGACAGGGAAACCTCTCCTCAGCGTAGAACTGTCCTCAATGTCATCTATCAGGAGACTGGCGTTGTGCAGCATCTCTGTCACTTGTATGATCACCTAGACAAGAGACATTTTCATTTGGTTTCTCACAGCTGTTTAAACATGAGGAATCCTACATTTTCATTTCATAGTTTGTtttgtatatacactaccagtcagtagtttggacacacctactcattccaaggtgtttctttatttgactattttctacattttataataatagtgaagacattataactatgaaatgacatatatggaatcatgtagtaaccaaaaaaaaaagtgttaaacaaattgaattgagattctgcaaagtcgccaccctttgccttgatgacagtgtgTAGATAAAtcatccttgaatgagtaggtgtgtccaaactttgactggttctgtgtatgtatatacatatatatacatatatatatatacacacatatatatatatatacacatatatatacacatatatatatatatatatatatatacacatatatatacacacatatatatacacatatatacatatacacatatatatacacatataactAGTTTTAACAGATATCCCACCTATCCCTAACTAGTTTTAACAGATATACCTATCCCTAACTATATACACATATAACTAGTTTTAACAGATATCCCACCTATCCCTAACTAGTTTTAACAGATATCCCACCTATCCCTAACTAGTTTTAACAGATATCCCTATATTTTAACATATATCACATATTTTATACACATATCCCTAACTAGTTTTAACACATATACCTATATAACACATATCATAACTATTTTAACATATATCCCGCCTATCCTAACTATAACATATATCCCACCTATCCCTAACTAGTTTTAACAGATATCCCACctatccctaactacaacatatCCCACTATCCCTAACTAGTTTCAACAGATATCCCATATCCCTAACTAGTTTAACAGATATCCCTAAAAACATAAATAAGAAGAAACAAATACATAACCCCATAGGAACCACCAGGCTATAGGCTCCGTAATCCAATATACATAAAGTATATGTGCTTAACTATTACAAAGCCGTATCAATTTACTATATAAAGTtcaaaaagttaaataaaatgtatgaCTTGCTATGTCcgaaatgaatatatatatatatatttttaatcgtATAAGTTTATGAAGTTGCAGCATTATAGAAAATAAATATGCAGGAAATAAAATTAGAATAAACTAGT contains:
- the ggps1 gene encoding geranylgeranyl pyrophosphate synthase, coding for MDGDMDPTGPERILLEPYKYLLQLPGKQVRTKLSQAFNHWLNVPKDKLQVIIQVTEMLHNASLLIDDIEDSSTLRRGFPVAHSIYGVPSVINSANYVYFLGLEKVLTLDHPEAVHVFTRQLLELHRGQGLDIHWRDTYTCPTESQYRTMVLQKTGGLFGLAVGLMQLFSGWKRDLKPLLDTLGLFFQIRDDYANLNSTEYSENKSFCEDLTEGKFSFPTIHAIWSRPESTQVQNILRQRTENVDIKKYCVDYLEKAGSFAYTRETLRGLEVEAYRLITDLGGNPELEGLVKHLSKMFREPETKSGPEED